A window of the Citrus sinensis cultivar Valencia sweet orange chromosome 9, DVS_A1.0, whole genome shotgun sequence genome harbors these coding sequences:
- the LOC102608231 gene encoding probable folate-biopterin transporter 4 encodes MKQLKNAFGVSFLWLICLIYFTQGFRSFVWTAVSYQLKDKLKLSPSASQFVAAVAFFPWSIKPLYGILSDCIPIKGRKRIPYLVISTVLSLVPWLILGLNAFFRSSTWHLIVLLTAQNLGSAMADVVVDAMIAEAAKSERAAFAGDLQSLSWLAMAFGGICGSLLGGYALTNIEIDRIFLLFTVLPAIQLLSCGLVKENRVSTKVLKEFSSSNGYHQVNGNESILDDEDGFSEEKNNISTKKRKKNKKNQKKRVFKIRKSQIPEKSNPLVIQWFHSLKAAIYSLYSAFRQPEILRPMAWFFLAHVAVPNLSTVMFYYQTEILNLEASFLGTARVVGWVGLMLGTYTYNGYLKRLKLRRILLLTQVGLSILSFLDIVLVSRMNLTVGISDKTMVLYGSALVDAVNQFKFMPFLILSGQLCPPGIEGTLFALFMSISNFGSTVGSFFGAGLASSLSISSGSFDNLLLGIIIQALCTFIPIAFLFLIPKGATGVPA; translated from the exons atgaaacAGTTGAAAAATGCATTTGGCGTTTCATTTCTTTGGCTAATTTGCCTGATTTACTTCACCCAG GGTTTCAGATCATTTGTGTGGACGGCGGTTTCCTATCAGTTGAAAGACAAGCTTAAGTTGTCCCCTTCAGCTTCTCAATTTGTGGCCGCGGTAGCATTTTTCCCATGGAGCATAAAACCTTTATACGG GATTTTGTCCGATTGTATTCcaattaaaggaagaaaacGGATTCCATACCTAGTGATTTCAACTGTGCTCTCCCTGGTGCCATGGCTAATTCTAGGGCTAAACGCATTCTTTAGGAGTTCTACATGGCATCTAATAGTGTTGTTGACAGCACAAAATCTGGGCTCAGCCATGGCAGATGTCGTAGTTGATGCAATGATTGCCGAGGCAGCAAAATCTGAGCG GGCCGCATTTGCTGGAGACCTCCAATCTCTATCCTGGTTGGCAATGGCTTTCGGTGGCATATGTGGGAGTTTGTTAGGAGGATACGCTTTAACAAACATAGAGATAGAtagaatttttcttctttttactGTATTACCAGCCATACAACTATTATCGTGTGGCTTGGTGAAGGAGAATCGAGTGAGCACTAAAGTTTTGAAAGAGTTTTCGAGTTCAAATGGCTATCATCAGGTGAATGGGAACGAGAGTATTCTGGATGATGAAGATGGTTTTtcagaagagaaaaacaatatcagcacaaaaaaaagaaagaagaataaaaagaacCAGAAGAAGAGGGTGTTTAAGATTCGAAAATCCCAGATTCCTGAAAAAAGCAATCCCTTAGTCATCCAGTGGTTCCACTCTCTGAAAGCAGCCATTTACAGTCTTTATTCTGCATTTAGGCAGCCAGAGATTTTGAG GCCAATGGCTTGGTTTTTCTTAGCTCACGTGGCTGTTCCAAACCTATCAACTGTCATGTTCTACTACCAAACTGAGATCTTGAATTTGGAAGCCTCCTTTCTGGGAACTGCTCGTGTTGTTGGATGGGTGGGCCTCATGCTTGGAACCTATACTTACAACGGTTACCTAAAGAGATTGAAGCTACGAAGAATTTTATT GTTGACTCAAGTTGGTTTGTCAATCTTGAGTTTCCTTGATATTGTTCTAGTGTCTCGGATGAATCTCACCGTTGGGATATCCGACAAGACCATGGTGCTATATGGATCTGCTCTCGTTGATGCAGTCAACCAATTCAA GTTCATGCCATTCTTGATATTATCAGGACAGCTTTGCCCACCAGGAATCGAAGGAACTCTCTTTGCCCTTTTCATGTCCATCAGCAACTTTGGATCCACAGTGGGATCATTTTTCGGTGCCGGATTGGCCTCAAGTTTGAGCATATCCTCAGGATCTTTTGACAACCTTCTCCTGGGCATTATTATTCAAGCCCTCTGCACTTTCATTCCAATTGCCTTTCTATTTTTGATACCAAAGGGAGCTACAGGAGTACCAGCGTAG
- the LOC102608807 gene encoding vacuolar protein sorting-associated protein 22 homolog 1, whose translation MRRRPGIGGLQSAAVARDQYRLLGENVAKLRTDLMKEQLATFRSQLEDFARKHKNDIRKNPTFRSQFHEMCAKVGVDPLASNKGFWAELLGIGDFYYELGVQIVEICLATRPHNGGLINLQELCNLLRQRRKSNREAVSEDDCLRAISKLKVLGNGYEVISVGKKKLVRSVPTELNKDHNQILELAQAQGFVTVDEVERHLSWTSGRAIDVLDILLEEGLAMVDDGHRDRKRRYWFPCVSSISSSLGADS comes from the exons atgagaagaagacCCGGAATTGGCGGTTTACAGAGTGCAGCTGTTGcaagg GATCAATATCGGTTACTGGGAGAAAATGTAGCAAAATTACGAACCGATCTCATGAAAGAACAGCTTGCCACCTTTCGCTCTCAGCTTGAAGACTTTGCCCGCAAGCACAAG AATGATATACGCAAGAACCCCACTTTTAGATCTCAGTTTCATGAGATGTGTGCTAAAGTGGGAGTGGATCCGTTGGCATCAAATAAGGGCTTTTGGGCAGAGCTGTTAGGGATCGGTGACTTTTATTATGAACTTG GGGTGCAAATTGTTGAGATTTGCTTGGCAACAAGACCCCATAATGGAGGTCTTATCAACCTCCAGGAACTGTGCAATCTCCTTCGTCAGCGACGGAAAAGCAATCGTGAAGCTGTGTCTGAGGATGATTGCTTGCGTGCTATAAGCAAGCTGAAG gtACTGGGTAATGGTTATGAGGTGATTTCTGTTGGAAAGAAAAAGCTTGTTCGTTCTGTTCCTACTGAGTTGAACAAAGACCATAATCAAATATTAGAGTTGGCACAG GCTCAAGGTTTTGTAACTGTTGACGAGGTAGAGAGACATCTTTCCTGGACATCTGGTCGTGCTATTGATGTccttgatattttattagag GAAGGTCTTGCAATGGTAGATGATGGCCATAGAGATAGAAAACGCCGGTATTGGTTCCCTTGTGTATCTTCCATTTCATCGTCGTTGGGGGCCGATTCTTAA
- the LOC102608519 gene encoding fatty acid desaturase 4, chloroplastic, producing the protein MAVLSHQHYPLKSLLHPVPTCQHQHRSHSVRVTTCSATSSTNLKPGSNPNQLVIEPRLALSSTTSTTTAAKSSPPLLNDPALQSTWAHRAWVATGCSTVLVSLAKSIAAAASSHIWLEPMLAGYIGYVLADLGSGVYHWGIDNYGDESTPIFGSQIEAFQGHHRWPRTITRRQFANNLHALARVIAFTVLPFDLLCNDSTIHGFVCMLAGCIMFSQQFHAWAHSTKSKLPPLVVALQDAGVLVSRSQHAAHHRPPYNNNYCIVSGVWNEFLDKQKVFEALEMILFFKLGVRPRSWSEPSSKWIEEA; encoded by the coding sequence ATGGCTGTCCTTTCCCATCAACATTACCCATTGAAGTCCTTATTACACCCAGTTCCCACATGCCAACATCAGCACCGGAGCCACAGCGTCCGTGTGACAACATGTTCTGCCACTAGTAGCACCAATCTCAAGCCCGGGTCCAACCCTAACCAACTAGTGATTGAACCAAGGCTAGCTCTTTCATCAACCACTAGTACCACTACTGCTGCTAAAAGTTCTCCTCCTTTGCTTAATGACCCAGCTTTGCAATCAACATGGGCGCATCGAGCCTGGGTGGCAACTGGGTGCAGTACTGTGCTCGTTTCACTAGCCAAATCCATAGCGGCGGCAGCCAGTTCCCATATTTGGCTCGAGCCCATGTTGGCAGGCTACATTGGTTACGTTTTAGCTGACCTGGGATCCGGTGTTTATCACTGGGGAATTGATAACTATGGTGATGAGTCAACACCAATTTTCGGGTCACAAATTGAAGCATTCCAGGGTCATCACAGATGGCCCCGGACAATCACCAGGCGTCAGTTTGCTAACAATTTACACGCATTGGCTCGTGTCATTGCGTTTACAGTGCTGCCTTTTGACCTCCTTTGTAATGATTCAACCATTCATGGGTTTGTTTGTATGTTAGCGGGCTGCATTATGTTTAGCCAGCAGTTTCATGCATGGGCTCATAGCACAAAGAGCAAGCTGCCGCCATTAGTAGTGGCGTTACAGGATGCTGGAGTGCTTGTGTCGCGGTCGCAACACGCTGCTCATCACAGGCCGCCttataacaacaattattgcATAGTGAGTGGTGTATGGAACGAGTTTCTGGATAAACAGAAGGTTTTTGAAGCATTGGAGATGATCTTGTTCTTTAAACTTGGTGTTCGACCTCGATCCTGGAGTGAACCTAGCTCTAAATGGATTGAAGAAGCTTGA
- the LOC102609098 gene encoding uncharacterized protein LOC102609098 codes for MLPASSSLSSLSNSLTLLLLICTLLLTSPSNALKYPFHPRDILPVLPRQVSWPILNALNGAADLLPAFVGSASDQTGTVEWKGACFYQNQAWMEFHNKSGSEFGGGTLHIKVSDAHSWTCMDLYVFATPYRVTWDYYFLSREHTLEFNEWEGKLEYEYVKNKGVSIFLMQAGMLGTLEALWDVFPLFTNTGWGENSNIGFLKKHMGASFEQRPEPWFTNVTVEEIHSGDFLAVSKIRGRWGGFETLEKWVTGAYAGHTAVCLRDSEGKLWVGESGHENDEGQDIIAILPWDEWWDFEVNKDDSNPHIALLPLHPDMRAKFNETAAWEYALSMDGKPYGYHNMIFSWIDTRSGNYPPPLDAHLVASGMTMWNHIQPAYAANMWNEALNKRLGTEGLDLPDILVETERRGTPFDELLTIPEQDDWIYSDGKSTSCVAFVLEMYKEAGLFDPIGSSIQVTEFTIKDAYSLRFFENNSSRLPKWCNDADTVKLPYCQIRGKYRMELPGYNVLDPYPHMNERCPSMPPKYSRTANC; via the exons ATGCTTCCAGCGTCATCGTCATTATCTTCGCTTTCTAATTCTCTAACGCTACTACTCTTAATCTGCACACTATTACTAACGAGCCCATCGAATGCACTGAAATACCCATTTCACCCTCGGGACATTCTGCCTGTGTTGCCTCGGCAGGTGTCATGGCCAATTTTGAACGCTCTCAACGGCGCAGCAGACTTGCTTCCGGCATTCGTGGGCTCTGCCTCGGACCAAACCGGCACCGTGGAATGGAAAGGCGCCTGTTTTTACCAGAACCAAGCTTGGATGGAGTTCCATAACAAGTCTGGGAGCGAGTTTGGTGGTGGCACCCTTCATATCAAg GTTAGTGATGCTCATAGTTGGACATGCATGGATCTTTATGTTTTTGCAACTCCATACCGCGTGACGtgggattattattttttgtcccGGGAGCATACATTGGAATTCAATGAGTGGGAAGGGAAACTTGAGTATGAATAT gtCAAAAACAAGGGAGTTTCCATTTTCCTCATGCAAGCTGGGATGCTAGGAACCCTTGAAGCACTGTGGGATGTATTTCCTCTATTTACTAATACTGGATGGGGTGAGAACTCCAATATCGGGTTTCTCAAGAAGCACATGGGAGCTTCCTTCGAACAACGTCCTGAGCCCTGGTTTACTAATGTCACTGTTGAAGAAATTCATTCTGGAGATTTCCTGGCAGTATCAAAAATCCGTGGACGTTGGGGTGGTTTTGAGACATTGGAGAAGTGGGTGACGGGAGCTTATGCTGGTCATACTGCTGTTTGCTTAAGGGATTCTGAGGGGAAGCTATGGGTTGGTGAATCAGGACATGAAAATGATGAG GGACAAGATATTATTGCTATATTACCATGGGATGAGTGGTGGGATTTTGAGGTGAACAAGGATGATTCCAACCCCCATATTGCATTGCTTCCTTTGCACCCAGATATGCGAGCTAAATTTAATGAGACTGCTGCTTGGGAGTATGCATTAAGCATGGATGGAAAACCATACGGATATCATAACATGATATTTAGCTGGATAGACACCAGAAGTGGCAACTATCCACCCCCTTTGGATGCTCATCTG GTTGCTTCTGGTATGACAATGTGGAACCACATACAGCCTGCATATGCTGCTAACATGTGGAATGAAGCCTTAAACAAGCGACTTGGAACGGAG GGTCTTGATCTTCCTGATATATTAGTAGAAACTGAAAGGCGTGGAACACCGTTTGATGAACTGCTCACAATTCCTGAGCAGGATGATTGGATTTACAGTGATGGGAAGTCGACATCATGTGTTGCCTTTGTTCTTGAAATGTACAAGGAGGCAGGATTATTTGATCCAATTGGTAGCTCTATTCAAGTCACTGAGTTTACG ATTAAAGATGCCTACTCACTCAGGTTTTTTGAGAACAATTCAAGCCGCCTACCTAAGTGGTGCAATGATGCAGACACTGTGAAGCTTCCTTACTGCCAGATCCGGGGAAAGTATCGAATGGAGTTACCTGGTTATAATGTCTTGGACCCATATCCCCACATGAATGAAAGGTGTCCATCTATGCCCCCGAAATACTCCAGGACAGCTAACTGCTGA
- the LOC102609654 gene encoding protein FATTY ACID EXPORT 6, giving the protein MHDFCFTIPYGLILIGGGIVGFAKKGSTASLAGGVGTGLLLVLAGYLSLKAFEKKKNSYFAIVIETVCAAVLTVVMAQRYMETSKVMPAGIVAGISALMTGFYLYKIATGGNHIPAKAE; this is encoded by the exons ATGCATGACTTTTGCTTCACGATCCCGTACGGTCTGATCCTTATCGGTGGAGGCATTGTCGGGTTTGCGAAGAAAGGGAGCACAGCATCCTTAGCTGGGGGTGTTGGCACTGGATTGCTCCTCGTTTTGGCTGGTTACTTGAGCCTCAAAGCctttgagaagaagaaaaactctTACTTTGCTATAGTTATTGAGACTG TTTGCGCAGCTGTACTGACTGTGGTCATGGCACAGCGATATATGGAAACCTCTAAGGTTATGCCAGCTGGTATTGTTGCTGGGATCAG TGCCCTCATGACCGGGTTCTATCTGTACAAAATTGCGACCGGTGGCAACCATATTCCAGCCAAGGCTGAGTGA
- the LOC102610271 gene encoding agamous-like MADS-box protein AGL19: MACQALKLEPTKQEKACLATFKKRKNSLMKKAYEFTTLCDVEVCIIICGPKVKGHSLKPETWTSKEGELTSIIRKYEKKISAVDHGQHRTLSLSKFDESKMRQVDDAATRACKKICVGDFTTWDQGMDSLSEDQLKMILSTMDDKLKDVDRKLNTIKRDQNVVNKATSRKLEHDHSNDAKSLVNLQPAYQVSQKLPSDSSFMEIQCGGGSGSTIPFTPLQGQINWNSSLTMSPTSSGIYDGSAAQAKKSNDILKDQSSQEE, from the coding sequence ATGGCTTGTCAAGCACTTAAATTGGAACCAACAAAGCAAGAGAAGGCTTGCTTGGCAACctttaaaaagagaaagaacagTTTGATGAAGAAGGCTTATGAGTTTACAACTCTGTGCGATGTTGAAGTATGCATCATCATCTGTGGTCCAAAAGTCAAAGGCCACTCTTTGAAGCCAGAGACCTGGACCTCAAAGGAAGGTGAATTGACCAGTATTATCAGAAAGTACGAGAAGAAAATTAGTGCAGTTGATCATGGTCAACATAGAACATTATCCTTGTCTAAATTCGACGAAAGTAAGATGAGGCAAGTTGATGATGCAGCTACAAGGGCTTGCAAGAAAATTTGTGTAGGAGATTTTACTACATGGGATCAAGGTATGGACAGTTTATCAGAGGATCAACTGAAGATGATTCTCAGCACAATGGATGATAAGCTCAAAGATGTGGACAGGAAACTAAACACGATCAAAAGAGATCAGAACGTTGTGAATAAGGCCACATCAAGAAAGTTAGAGCATGACCATTCAAATGATGCAAAATCACTTGTCAATTTGCAGCCTGCTTATCAGGTTAGTCAAAAGCTACCATCTGATTCAAGTTTCATGGAGATTCAATGCGGCGGGGGATCTGGTAGTACGATTCCATTCACCCCACTTCAAGGACAAATAAATTGGAATTCCTCACTGACCATGTCTCCCACGTCATCAGGCATTTATGATGGCAGTGCTGCCCAAGCAAAGAAATCGAATGATATTCTCAAAGATCAATCCAGCCAAGAAGAATGA
- the LOC102609961 gene encoding protein FATTY ACID EXPORT 6-like, which produces MHDFCFTIPYGLILIGGGIVGFAKKGSTASLAGGVGTGLLLVSAGYLSLKAFEKKKNSYFAIVIETVCAAVLTAVMAQRYMETSKIMPAGIVAGISALMTGFYLYKIATGGNQIPTKAE; this is translated from the exons ATGCACGACTTTTGCTTCACGATCCCGTACGGTCTGATCCTTATCGGAGGAGGCATTGTTGGGTTTGCTAAGAAAGGGAGCACAGCATCCTTAGCTGGGGGTGTTGGCACTGGATTGCTCCTCGTGTCGGCTGGTTACTTGAGCCTCAAAGCctttgagaagaagaaaaactctTACTTTGCTATAGTTATCGAGACtg TTTGTGCAGCTGTACTGACTGCGGTCATGGCACAGCGATATATGGAAACCTCTAAGATTATGCCAGCTGGTATAGTTGCTGGGATCAG TGCCCTTATGACCGGGTTTTATCTGTACAAAATTGCAACTGGTGGCAACCAGATTCCAACCAAGGCTGAGTGA
- the LOC102610575 gene encoding uncharacterized protein LOC102610575 has product MLVHFGTRIRLPKILNCRNHQRLNFAKTLKMAATDAKSKRSICPSCSKPTRLCLCNRIQDPGLENSVSVTILQHSLERNHPLNSTRIAKLGLKNVTVATVFDVNFEARFDIRLTESCQESVDDGFGLKGENVIGLKCKKFKKGFGEEDSSLIDVNKDCCLGNDMSGTLDANSYLKGSNVVNDFDGLVSVQETEGNGENGTFASETHCCSLFRKYYLGHKAISYGGYGDPTIAVTISKYGVISGLVCNWVLTDCQKPNFDQIVGSQVALDALEKGFVVKKMGKRELDGNLESEEYEEYKLEVSPGSVLLFPSENAVGVDDLKAMNFEVKNLIVLDGTWSKAKRMYKENPWLKLLPHLKLDLDKMSLYSEVRHQPKAGYLSTIESTVYTLMALGDNTERLNNLLDVFESMVGDQRRCKDERLSKVSHCETYN; this is encoded by the coding sequence ATGTTGGTCCATTTTGGAACCCGTATCCGATTACCGAAAATCCTCAATTGCCGCAACCACCAAAGACTCAACTTTgcaaaaaccctaaaaatggCAGCGACTGATGCCAAATCTAAACGATCCATTTGCCCGTCTTGTTCCAAACCGACCCGTCTCTGCCTGTGCAACCGGATTCAGGATCCGGGCCTCGAAAATTCAGTGAGTGTCACCATCCTTCAGCACAGTTTAGAGAGAAACCACCCTCTTAATTCTACTAGAATTGCGAAACTAGGGCTCAAGAATGTCACTGTAGCCACCGTCTTCGATGTTAATTTTGAGGCACGGTTTGATATTAGGTTGACTGAATCGTGTCAGGAGTCAGTTGATGATGGCTTTGGATTGAAGGGAGAAAATGTGATTGGTTTAAAGTGTAAGAAATTTAAGAAGGGCTTCGGAGAGGAAGATAGCAGTTTGATTGATGTCAATAAAGATTGTTGTTTGGGGAATGATATGAGTGGCACGTTAGATGCTAATAGTTATTTGAAAGGTTCAAATGTTGTGAACGATTTTGATGGCTTAGTTTCAGTGCAAGAAACTGAGGGCAATGGTGAAAACGGTACATTCGCCTCAGAGACTCATTGTTGCAGCCTGTTTAGGAAATATTATTTAGGTCATAAAGCAATCTCTTACGGAGGATATGGTGATCCAACTATAGCTGTGACCATTAGCAAATATGGTGTTATTAGTGGTCTTGTCTGCAATTGGGTGCTAACTGATTGCCAAAAGCCAAATTTTGATCAGATTGTAGGCTCTCAGGTGGCTTTGGATGCTTTGGAAAAAggatttgttgtaaaaaagaTGGGAAAGCGAGAGTTGGATGGAAACTTGGAATCTGAAGAGTATGAAGAGTACAAACTCGAGGTTTCTCCAGGGTCAGTGCTTTTATTCCCCAGTGAGAATGCTGTTGGTGTTGATGACCTTAAAGCCATGAATTTTGAAGTGAAGAATTTGATTGTTTTGGATGGAACTTGGTCCAAGGCAAAGCGAATGTACAAAGAGAATCCTTGGTTGAAGCTTTTGCCACATCTGAAGTTAGATTTGGATAAGATGAGCTTGTATAGTGAAGTGAGGCATCAGCCGAAGGCTGGATATTTGTCCACCATTGAAAGCACCGTGTATACGCTTATGGCATTGGGAGACAATACTGAGAGGTTGAACAATCTCTTAGATGTTTTTGAGTCCATGGTTGGAGATCAAAGGCGATGTAAAGATGAGAGGTTGAGCAAAGTCTCCCATTGTGAGACTTATAACTAA
- the LOC102611766 gene encoding serine/threonine-protein kinase rio2 has product MKLDVDVLRYLSKDDFRVLTAVEMGMRNHEIVPSELVHRIASLKHGGTYKVLKNLLRYKLLHHDSSKYDGFRLTYLGYDFLAIKTLVNRGVFTAVGRQLGVGKESDIFEVAREDGTVLAMKLHRLGRTSFRAVKSKRDYLRHRNSYNWLYLSRLAALKEFAFMKALEDHGFPVPNAVDCNRHCVIMSLVQGYPLVQVNQLQNPDSVFETIIGLVVRLAEHGLIHCDFNEFNIMIDDDEKVTMIDFPQMVSVSHQNAQMYFDRDVECIFKFFRKRFHLNFQETTDGDDGSDIDTDEGSRLSFASISKTAGFLDKELAASGFTRKDQVVIQKFIGGSIEESGSDDEGSDDGNESETNETNVDGLDSLHLAEQDVIHKNPDLNSKKEGVSEENQQNSEAGQGSEHDRHNASDKEDDNETVNENDAELMKRIEKQRRRAVSAVRGGRKSLASRNSYKDKGGKSSNNSKIQKQLNNW; this is encoded by the exons ATGAAGCTTGATGTTGATGTGTTACGTTATCTCTCAAAGGATGATTTCAGGGTTCTCACTGCCGTTGAAATGGGCATGAGAAAT CATGAAATTGTACCTTCGGAACTCGTGCACCGAATTGCTTCTCTGAA GCATGGAGGCACCTACAAGGTTTTGAAGAATTTGCTTAGGTACAAGTTGTTGCACCATGACTCTTCCAAAT ATGATGGGTTTAGGCTTACGTACCTTGGTTATGATTTTCTTGCGATTAAGACCTTGGTAAATCGTGGGGTGTTTACAGCTGTAGGACGTCAACTTGGGGTTGGAAAAGAATCTG ATATCTTTGAGGTTGCACGGGAAGATGGTACCGTTTTAGCGATGAAGTTGCATAGGCTTGGGAGAACTTCTTTTAGGGCTGTCAAATCTAAGCGTGATTACTTGAGGCATCGTAATAGTTACAATTGGCTTTATTTGTCCCGACTTGCTGCTCTCAAAGAATTCGCCTTTATGAAG GCTTTGGAAGATCATGGTTTCCCTGTTCCAAATGCCGTGGACTGTAATAGGCATTGTGTTATTATGTCTCTAGTCCAAGGCTATCCACT TGTGCAAGTGAATCAATTACAAAATCCAGACTCTGTTTTTGAAACTATCATTGGTCTTGTTGTTCGATTGGCAGAACATGGTCTTATTCACTGTGACTTCAACGAATTCAACATTATG attgatgatgatgagaagGTAACGATGATTGATTTCCCACAAATGGTGTCCGTATCACATCAGAATGCTCAGAT gTACTTTGACCGTGATGTTGAATGCATCTTTAAGTTTTTCAGAAAGAG GTTCCACCTAAATTTTCAAGAAACCACAGATGGTGATGATGGCTCAGATATAGACACAGATGAAGGTAGTAGGCTTTCCTTTGCTTCAATATCTAAAACTGCCGGCTTTCTAGACAAGGAACTTGCTGCCAGTGGGTTTACCAGAAAGGATCAGGTTGTCATTCAGAAG TTCATAGGAGGAAGTATTGAGGAGTCAGGTTCTGATGATGAAGGAAGTGATGACGGAAATGAATCTGAGACGAATGAAACAAATGTAGATGGTCTTGATTCTTTACACTTGGCGGAACAG GATGTGATTCACAAAAATCCAGATTTAAATAGCAAAAAGGAAGGTGTAAGTGAGGAGAATCAACAGAACTCTGAAGCAGGCCAAGGCAGTGAACATGATAGGCATAATGCTAGTGACAAG GAAGATGACAATGAGACtgtgaatgaaaatgatgctGAACTCATGAAGCGCATTGAGAAGCAGAGAAGACGTGCAGTATCAGCTGTCCGTGGGGGACGAAAGTCTCTTGCCTCAAGAAATTCCTACAAGGATAAGGGTGGCAAATCCTCCAACaattccaaaatccaaaagCAATTGAATAACTGGTGA